The Deltaproteobacteria bacterium genome has a window encoding:
- a CDS encoding protein-L-isoaspartate(D-aspartate) O-methyltransferase has protein sequence MSFIHRFIFILLAVSLQFPPCLWGGDDQYAAERLAMVRDQIRGGGIADPRVLQAMSEVPRHLFVPGEYRSRAYYPRPLPIGEGQTISQPYIVGFMTEILRLKPTDRVLEVGTGSGYQAAVAAKIAAEVYSVEIFESLASRSRAALAAPGYGNVHVRQGDGYYGWEEKSPFDAIIVTCAGGHIPPPLLRQLKNGGRMVMPVGGPFLTQNLVFIEKGSDGNISQRNVLPVAFVRLLGH, from the coding sequence ATGTCATTCATCCACCGGTTTATATTTATTCTGTTGGCCGTGTCCCTTCAATTTCCCCCGTGCCTGTGGGGGGGAGACGATCAGTACGCGGCCGAACGCCTGGCCATGGTGAGGGATCAGATCCGGGGCGGCGGGATCGCCGATCCGCGCGTGCTGCAGGCGATGAGCGAGGTTCCCCGACACCTCTTCGTGCCCGGCGAGTACCGCTCCCGCGCATACTATCCGCGTCCTTTGCCCATCGGGGAAGGCCAGACCATCTCGCAACCCTATATCGTGGGGTTCATGACCGAAATCCTGCGTCTGAAACCGACGGACCGCGTCCTTGAGGTAGGCACCGGCTCGGGATACCAGGCGGCGGTCGCCGCGAAAATCGCGGCGGAAGTTTACTCCGTCGAAATCTTCGAATCGCTGGCCTCGCGCAGCAGGGCCGCCCTGGCCGCCCCGGGATACGGCAACGTCCACGTCCGGCAGGGCGACGGATATTACGGGTGGGAGGAGAAATCCCCCTTCGACGCGATAATCGTGACCTGCGCAGGCGGCCACATTCCTCCGCCGCTTCTACGCCAGTTGAAGAACGGCGGCAGGATGGTCATGCCGGTCGGGGGCCCCTTCCTGACGCAGAACCTGGTATTCATCGAGAAGGGCAGCGATGGAAACATCAGCCAGCGAAACGTCCTGCCCGTCGCCTTCGTCCGCCTCCTTGGACACTGA
- a CDS encoding AAA family ATPase, with protein sequence MAKSLTPDELYRRCDTSSLPFRTTANLPPLAGIIGQKRAIDAIDFGLNLHSDGFNIYALGESGTGKASAIRTFISRKAEKEIVPPDWCYVNNFRETGEPIAIWLEPGRGAEFQKDMQELIAFLKTEIPRVFESKEYKRRRSAVTEEFQAKQKEEFGAIEREAESKGFRIKSAMGGFSIVAIGASGEPITEEEYNSLEHQRKEELRENGRMIQEKMDDAIRLVKKEEKATGEKLNELERFAALSVLGHLIEDIKSRYPNNSKLISYLDSAQENILGNIDDFKAQAEEQPAPPLPFLKMQKEEPSYTRYAVNVLVNNGNAAGSPCVFESNPTYYNLFGRLEHKLQLGAAITDFTMIKAGSLHKANGGYLVVNALDLLRNLFSYESLKRAIKNSEVRVEDVWEQYRLITTSAMKPEPIPLNVKVILIGSPEIYTILYNLDEEYRELFKVKADFDNRMDRNDGNILKYAGFVASKTGEEHLLPFDPSGVARVVEFGSRLAEHQEKLSSKFSDVSNLIRESHYWAKKEDADIVTGEHVEKALGEKIYRHSRVEDRMREMMAEGSLIVETSGERVGQVNGLAVLDTGDYRFGSPSRITTAVYTGKAGVVNIERETKLSGKIHEKAILILSNYLGSRYAARRPISLSASITFEQLYGMIEGDSATCAELYSLVSAIAGVPIRQGVAVTGSMDQNGGVQPVGGVNEKIEGFFDLCSLRGLTGGQGVIIPERNVRNLMLKKEVVDAVAQGKFRIHAIGHVEEGIEILAGIRAGEADAGGKYPEGTMNRKVEDRLTELREAVKKEGEAERKDKKED encoded by the coding sequence ATGGCAAAGAGCCTCACGCCGGACGAACTCTACAGGCGGTGCGACACCTCGTCGCTGCCCTTCAGGACGACCGCGAACCTGCCCCCCCTGGCAGGGATCATCGGCCAGAAGCGCGCGATCGACGCGATCGATTTCGGGCTGAACCTGCACAGCGACGGATTCAACATCTACGCTCTCGGGGAAAGCGGTACGGGCAAGGCATCGGCGATCCGCACTTTCATTTCCCGCAAGGCGGAGAAGGAGATCGTTCCCCCCGACTGGTGCTACGTCAACAATTTCCGGGAGACCGGCGAGCCGATCGCCATCTGGCTCGAGCCGGGGCGCGGGGCCGAATTCCAGAAGGACATGCAAGAGCTCATCGCCTTCCTGAAGACGGAGATCCCCCGGGTGTTCGAGTCGAAGGAATACAAGAGGCGGCGGAGCGCCGTGACCGAGGAATTCCAGGCGAAGCAGAAGGAAGAATTCGGGGCGATCGAACGCGAGGCTGAATCGAAGGGTTTCCGGATCAAGTCGGCTATGGGCGGATTCTCCATCGTCGCGATAGGCGCCTCGGGCGAACCGATCACGGAGGAGGAATACAACTCCCTGGAGCATCAACGGAAGGAAGAGCTCCGGGAGAACGGCCGTATGATCCAGGAGAAGATGGACGATGCGATCCGGCTCGTGAAAAAGGAGGAGAAGGCGACCGGTGAGAAGCTTAACGAGCTCGAACGGTTCGCGGCGCTGTCCGTACTGGGGCACCTGATCGAGGACATCAAGTCCAGGTACCCGAACAACTCGAAACTTATCTCATACCTGGACTCCGCGCAGGAGAACATCCTCGGCAACATCGACGACTTCAAGGCGCAGGCGGAGGAACAGCCCGCCCCGCCCCTCCCTTTCCTGAAGATGCAGAAGGAGGAGCCGAGTTACACGAGATACGCCGTGAACGTCCTTGTGAACAACGGGAACGCTGCAGGGAGTCCGTGCGTCTTCGAAAGCAACCCCACCTATTACAACCTCTTCGGACGCCTCGAGCACAAGCTGCAGCTCGGCGCCGCCATCACCGATTTCACGATGATCAAGGCCGGCTCCCTGCACAAGGCCAACGGCGGATATCTCGTCGTGAACGCCCTGGACCTCCTCCGGAACCTCTTCTCATACGAATCGCTCAAGCGCGCGATAAAGAATTCCGAGGTGAGGGTCGAAGACGTGTGGGAGCAGTACCGCCTCATCACAACGTCGGCCATGAAACCGGAGCCGATCCCGCTGAACGTGAAAGTCATCCTGATCGGAAGCCCGGAGATCTACACCATCCTGTACAACCTGGACGAGGAATACCGCGAGCTCTTCAAGGTGAAGGCGGACTTCGACAACCGCATGGACCGCAACGACGGGAATATCCTGAAGTACGCCGGGTTCGTCGCCTCGAAGACGGGAGAGGAGCACCTGCTTCCCTTCGATCCCTCGGGCGTGGCCCGTGTCGTCGAGTTCGGGTCGCGGCTGGCGGAGCACCAGGAGAAGCTTTCTTCGAAGTTCAGCGACGTCTCCAACCTGATACGTGAATCGCACTATTGGGCGAAAAAGGAAGACGCCGACATCGTCACCGGGGAACACGTGGAGAAGGCGCTCGGCGAGAAGATCTACCGCCACAGCAGGGTCGAGGACAGGATGCGCGAGATGATGGCGGAAGGGTCGCTCATCGTCGAAACTTCGGGGGAGCGGGTGGGGCAGGTGAACGGGCTTGCCGTCCTTGACACCGGGGACTACAGGTTCGGCAGCCCTTCCAGGATCACCACCGCAGTCTATACGGGGAAAGCGGGCGTGGTGAACATAGAGCGCGAAACGAAGCTTTCGGGAAAGATCCATGAGAAAGCGATTCTCATCCTTTCCAATTACCTCGGTAGCAGGTACGCCGCGAGACGGCCGATCAGCCTGTCGGCGTCGATCACGTTCGAGCAGCTCTACGGGATGATCGAAGGCGACAGCGCCACGTGCGCCGAGCTCTATTCGCTTGTGAGCGCGATCGCGGGAGTGCCGATCCGGCAGGGGGTGGCGGTCACCGGCTCCATGGACCAGAACGGGGGAGTGCAGCCCGTGGGGGGGGTGAACGAGAAGATAGAGGGATTCTTCGACCTGTGCTCCCTGCGGGGGCTCACCGGCGGGCAGGGGGTGATAATTCCGGAGCGGAACGTAAGGAACCTGATGTTGAAAAAAGAGGTCGTCGATGCCGTCGCGCAGGGAAAATTCCGGATCCACGCCATCGGGCACGTGGAAGAGGGAATCGAAATACTGGCCGGAATCCGGGCCGGGGAAGCTGATGCGGGCGGGAAGTACCCGGAAGGCACGATGAACCGAAAGGTGGAAGACCGGCTGACGGAGCTGCGCGAGGCCGTAAAAAAGGAAGGCGAGGCGGAGAGGAAAGACAAGAAAGAGGATTAG
- a CDS encoding 1-acyl-sn-glycerol-3-phosphate acyltransferase, with amino-acid sequence MTGNVTLPLWLAAVVALLAIWAVLERLLIPGVRWFFRRRAAMFIEEINKRLHLEIHPFAMTRRQVLIDRLMYDPRIMEAAGICARRDNVPRDAVMAEVGRYAREIVPSFNAYAYFRLGYWLARRAARMLYRVRVGFTDDAGLSRVHPKSSVVFVMNHRSNMDYILVAYLAATRTALSYAVGEWARIWPLQALIRSLGAYFIRRKSGNPLYRLVLERYVGMATESGVVQAIFPEGGLSRDGTLRPPKLGLLDYMLRSFPPEGERDLVFIPVGINYDRTLEDRSLLADLEPAAERKSFPFALAKTFGFFFRNLYLMLRGRWYRFGYACVNFGTPLSMKDYCRELSIDFRSMEKEERFPEVEALARRLMDSVGNVIPVLPVSLVATAFLRNPGTGLSALELKAEVHRCIRGLGAGARVYIPRGDQDYAVDVGLRMLMLRRLVDERDGLYSARPDELPLLCYYANAITHLFRSPDAASR; translated from the coding sequence ATGACCGGAAACGTGACCCTCCCTCTATGGCTTGCCGCCGTCGTGGCCCTGCTGGCGATTTGGGCCGTGCTCGAACGCCTGCTGATCCCCGGCGTACGATGGTTCTTCCGGCGGAGAGCGGCCATGTTCATAGAGGAGATCAACAAGCGCCTCCATCTCGAGATTCATCCTTTCGCGATGACCAGGCGGCAGGTACTCATAGACCGGCTGATGTACGACCCCAGGATCATGGAAGCCGCCGGAATATGCGCCCGCCGGGACAACGTGCCCCGCGACGCAGTGATGGCCGAAGTCGGACGGTATGCGCGCGAGATCGTCCCTTCCTTCAACGCCTACGCCTACTTCAGGCTCGGTTATTGGCTGGCGAGGCGGGCGGCGCGCATGCTTTACCGGGTGCGGGTGGGATTCACCGACGACGCGGGTCTATCACGGGTCCATCCGAAGTCCAGCGTGGTCTTCGTGATGAACCACCGAAGCAACATGGATTACATCCTTGTGGCGTACCTTGCCGCGACCCGCACGGCGTTAAGCTATGCAGTGGGGGAATGGGCGAGGATATGGCCTCTGCAGGCTCTCATCCGTTCGCTGGGCGCCTATTTCATACGGCGCAAATCCGGCAATCCGCTTTACCGCCTCGTGCTGGAACGGTACGTGGGCATGGCCACCGAAAGCGGCGTCGTCCAGGCGATCTTTCCCGAAGGCGGCCTTTCACGCGACGGGACGCTGCGCCCGCCGAAGCTCGGCCTGCTCGATTACATGTTGAGGTCTTTCCCGCCCGAGGGCGAGCGCGACCTCGTATTCATCCCCGTGGGGATAAACTACGACCGAACGCTCGAAGACCGCAGCCTGCTGGCCGACCTCGAGCCCGCGGCGGAACGGAAAAGTTTCCCGTTCGCTCTCGCGAAAACCTTCGGCTTCTTCTTCCGGAACCTTTACCTTATGCTTCGCGGGCGCTGGTACCGGTTCGGCTACGCCTGCGTCAACTTCGGCACGCCGCTTTCGATGAAGGATTATTGCCGCGAGCTGAGTATCGACTTCCGCTCGATGGAGAAGGAAGAGCGGTTCCCGGAAGTGGAGGCGCTGGCTCGGCGTTTGATGGATTCCGTGGGAAACGTCATCCCGGTGCTGCCGGTTTCCCTCGTCGCTACGGCATTCCTCCGTAATCCCGGAACAGGACTCAGCGCCCTGGAGCTGAAGGCCGAGGTGCACCGTTGCATTCGCGGACTGGGCGCGGGGGCGCGTGTCTACATTCCGCGCGGCGACCAGGATTACGCCGTCGACGTCGGGCTTCGAATGCTTATGCTCCGCCGCCTTGTGGACGAGAGGGACGGGCTCTATTCCGCGCGCCCGGATGAGTTGCCGCTTCTGTGTTACTACGCCAACGCCATCACCCACCTGTTCCGGTCACCCGATGCCGCGTCCAGGTGA
- a CDS encoding cache domain-containing protein — protein MRKAAVTMLVMVFGLFLAAGALADSATKDECVAKTKEAAMMINEKGLDDAVKEINNKQGKFVWKDTYVFLMDLDGKMLAHPMSPALIGQNLLDRKDKGEPGKLLFKEFVDLAKAKGEGWVDYMWMNPGDPKPRKKISFIYRVPGKDLLAGAGIWE, from the coding sequence ATGAGAAAGGCCGCCGTGACGATGCTGGTGATGGTGTTCGGTCTGTTCCTTGCCGCCGGAGCCCTGGCAGACAGCGCCACGAAGGATGAATGCGTGGCGAAGACGAAGGAAGCCGCGATGATGATCAACGAGAAGGGGCTGGACGATGCGGTAAAGGAGATCAACAACAAGCAGGGAAAGTTCGTTTGGAAGGACACGTACGTGTTCCTCATGGATCTTGACGGAAAGATGCTCGCCCATCCGATGAGTCCGGCGCTGATCGGGCAGAACCTGCTCGACAGGAAGGACAAGGGGGAACCCGGGAAACTCCTCTTCAAGGAGTTCGTGGATCTCGCCAAGGCCAAGGGCGAGGGATGGGTAGATTACATGTGGATGAACCCCGGCGATCCGAAGCCGAGGAAGAAGATCAGCTTCATCTACCGCGTACCCGGAAAGGACCTGCTGGCGGGCGCGGGGATCTGGGAATAG